The DNA window AGGAAATACAAAAAAAGTTGCAGAAAAATTGAATAGTTTAGTGGATGCAGATATTTTTGAAATTAAAGCTAAAAAAGAATATCCAACTGAATACAGAAGTCTTGTGGATGTAAGCAAGGTGGAATGGGAAGAAAACCAAAGACCAGAACTTGCAGAGGATATTAATATTGAAGAATATGATAAGCTATTCCTTTTATACCCAAATTGGTTTGGAACAGTTCCAATGGTTGTTGCAACTTTCCTTGAAACTCATGACTTTGCAGGAAAAACCATTCAACCTATCTGTACCAATGGTGGTGGAGGATTAGGAAATAGTGTTTCTTTTATTGAAGAATTAACTGATGGAGAAGTTTTTGAAGGTTTGGGCATTACTTCATCACAGGTTGATACTTGTGAAGATAAATTATCAAAAATAATCTAGGTAATAGCTATGGTTCTATTTAGAGGAGATATTAAATCTAAATCTTTACAGGGAAGGACCTCAATTAGTATTGTTCTTCCAGCAGACAATATTCATTTCCTTAGAGGCGAAGAAGAGGTTGTTGAAAAGCCATATAAGACAGTATACTTATTGCATGGGCTTTTTGGAAGTGATGACATCTACTTAGCAAATACTAACATTCAAAAATTTGCTGAAGATAATAATATTGCTGTTGTAATTCCTTCTTGTGGCAATTCATTTTATGTTGATAAAGTTGAATCACATGAACTTTATGCACAATATGTAGGTGAAGAATTGGTTGAATTTACAAGAAGTATTTTTCCATTATCTCATAAAAAAGAAGATACTGCTATTGCAGGTTTTTCAATGGGTGGATATGGAGCACTTAAATTAGGTCTGAAATATAACAATACTTTTGGCCATATTGGGGCGATTTCAGCAGCATTAATTACTGAAGATGTTTTAAACTGGAAATCTGGAGAAAAATATCTTTTAAGATCTCGTGAATTCGCTGAATCTTGCTTTGGTGATTTAGATAAAATTAAAAATAGTGACAATGATCCTAAATTTCTTATTGATAAATTAATTGATAACAAAATGAATGTTCCAAGTATATTCATGGCAATTGGTGAAGATGACTTTTTACTGGAATTTAATAAAGATTATTATAGCTATTTAAAAGAAAAAAATATTAATCCAACTTTTAAAATAGATTCTGGTGAACATACATGGGAATTTTGTGATGAACATATCAAAGAATTTATTAGATGGTTAAATTTTTAAATAACTTTATTTTCATTTTAATTTTTCTATTTGCTCTAGTGTTTTTCCAGTTGCTTTTTGTATTGTTTCAGTTGGAATTCCTTGTTTTAACAGTTTTTTTATTATTTTTTCTTCTCCTTGTTCTATGCCTTGCTCTATGCCTTGCTCTATGCCTTGTTCTATTCCTTCTTTAATTCCTTTTTTGATTGCTTTTTGGCGTGTTTCTTCTATTTTTTCTGCATATTTCTCTTCAATAAATTCATTTAATAATTCACTATTCATTGTAATTATCTCCATTATTTCCTTTTGTTTAGATTTGTGTTTAATGAATTTTTCTAGCAATGTTATTTGTGATGCTTTTAATATGTTTTTATTTAGCGAATCAGTTTTGATATTGTTTGTTATTTGACATACTTTTTCGAATAATGTTTCAGCTATGTTAACACTGTTCATGTAGGGGATTAATAATAAAATAGCTAAATCTTTATTGTTTATTTCCTTATTGTTTATAACTTTCTTTTTAATTATTTTTAATTTTTTGTCTCCATTGTAATTTTTCAGTGATTTTAAAATGAATTCATAATCTCCTTTTCCAAAATTATAAACATATGTTTCATTTTTAATGTTTTCAGTACACAATATTATTGTTTTAACTTTCTTTTTATAATTAATGTGTAAATTGGAGGCATAAATGTAAAATCTGAAATAATCTTCAGAGTTGGGCAGATTGGTTTGAAATTCAATATTTATTATATATTCTTTATCTTTTGTAAAGTAGGTATAATCTGCTCTATAATTGTTATACTTGTTACTTATTATTTCAGTCGGGCCTATTTCTCCAAATTCGTCTTCGGGATTTATAATGCTACTTAAATAGGGGCCATTGATTTGAAATGCATTCTTAAAATGAGCATCATGTTCTTTTCCTTTCATAGCTTACCTCTAAATATATTTATTTCACACTTTTAATATTATTTAAAAAATATTTAAATTATTAAGTTATTTTTTGAATTAAAAATTAATATTTACACTATTTTTATAAACAAAAATCAAATATTTATAGGTTAAGCAATATCTTTTTTTAAAAATTAAAATTCCAATTCATTTAAAAGTTAACTTTTTAATATAAAAAGGAAATATATGTTAAACTATTGTTTTTTAAATTAGCAGTTACAGAGGAGGTAAATTAATCTTATGAAATATGCTATTGAAACTAATAATCTAACTAAAAGATATAAAAATTTTACAGCAGTTAACTCCTTGAACTTAACAGTCCCTAATAAGACTATTTTTGGAATGTTGGGTCCTAATGGTGCGGGTAAAACAACAACAATTAAAATGTTAACTTGTTTAATCCAGCCAACTGAAGGAACAGCTACTGTTGGAGGTTATGATATTAAAAAGAACCCTAATGAAGTTAGAAATCTTTTAGGAATGGTTCCTCAGCAAGTAAGTCTTTATAAAGATTTAACTGTTTTTGAAAATGCAGAGTTATGTGCTGATTTTTATGGAGTGGATGAGGATGTTAAATATGACAGAATTAATGATTTAATGGAACTTGTTGACATTAAATATGCAAAAGATAAGAGAATTGGGCAATTGTCTGGTGGACAGAAACAGAAAGCTTCTCTAGTTGCAAGTTTAGTTCACAGGCCCGATATACTGTTTTTAGATGAGCCTACTATTGGTCTTGATCCAACTACAAAAAGGATATTATGGGATTTAATCACTGACTTAAATGATAGTGGTCATACAATTATTCTATGTTCCCATGATATGCATGAGGTTGATATGCTTTGTGATAATGTTGGAATTATCAATACAGGTAATTTAGTTGCTTATGACAGTCCTCAAGGTCTTAAAGATAGCTTACTTAAACTTGAAAAAGAAGAGTATGAAAATAACATTGTTTCAGCTCTTAGTGATATTAATGTTAATGGAGAAAATGAAATTAAATATAGAAAGATGTCATTTATCCTTAATAATTCATCAGAGAATATTTTAAAAGCTATTGGGGAAAATGAACATGTTCATGAAATGGATGTTTCAGATAATGGAAGAATTACATTAGCTATTGATAATTTCAATGATAATGCTGTTAATAGTGTTATTAAAACTATTTCACATAATGATGGTGTAATAACTTCTATTTCTACTGAAGAACCTTCATTAGAGGATGTATTTATAAGAACTACTTCAGAGGTTGATGAAGATGCTAGAGCTTAAAAAAATTAAATGGATGATTAAAAAAGAGTTTATTGTATTAAAAAGACATCCATCTCGTTTAGTTTCAATCTTAGCTTTTCCTATTATTATGATTCTTTTATTTGGTTATGGTATGGGGGGAGATTTAACTAATTTGCCTGTGGTTGTTGTAGCTCAAGATGATGGTGTATTAACAAATGCAACCTTAGAAGCAGTAAAATCAACGGATACATTTCATGTTGAGGATATAACTACGGATGTTAATACTGCTAAAGAAAAAGTTGACTCTGGTGAAGTCAAAGCAGCTATTATACTGCCAAAGGAATTTGATAATTTTACAACAGACCAATCGAAGGCAGCAACATTATATTTAGATTCTTCTGATCAGATGGCATCTCAAGTAATCATTCCAGTTGCTCAGCAATTATTCGCAAAAGTATCTGCAATGGCTGGAGAGTATTCCACAGCTATGGGTTCCTCAGCAGGTACAATGACCACTTCAATAACTACTGAAAATGCCACAGTCGAACCATCTATTTCTAATTCAATAGAAGATGTTCAGGAAAGTATAACTTTACACATTAACAAGATTTTCGGTGAAATTAAGTATATTGATTTCCTAGTTCCTGCTGTTTTAGGAATGACTGTTATGATGTCCTGTATGATGGGTATGGGATCTTCAGTAGCTGGAGAGCGTGAAACTGGGGAACTTGCAAGATTATTCATGACTCCAACTTCTGTTGCTACAGTGCTTGCAGGAAAAATAGCGGGTAAATTATCAGTTGAATTTATGAGAACACTGGTTCTTTTATTTGCAGCTATTGTTCTATTTGGAGTAACTATAAAAGGAGGAATTATAAATACAATTATCGTTCTTTTCATAGGTGCTTTATGTTTCGTTGGTTTCGGAATTATGCTGTCTTCAAGAGCATCAACACAAGAGGATTACACTCAGTTAGTAATGCCCTTCTGTATGCCGATGATGTTTGTTTCAGGAGTATTTTACCCAATTGAAACAATGCCTTGGATTTTCCAAAAAATAGCTTATATCTTCCCACTTACATATTTAAATGATGCAATGAGGGGAGTCATGATTAAAGGTTTAGGATTAGGAGATATTTGGTTAGATTTATTAGTTTTAATAGGTTTTACTATAGTATTCTTCATAGTTGGTGTTAAAAGATTTAATAGGGATGTATAAAGATGATTTTCAATAAAAAATATTTAATAGCAGTATTTACACTTTTATTATTAATTGCACCAGTTTCAGCCGAGTCTAATTGGTTATCTTTTCAGGGAAGTGTAGACCATCAGGCTTTTAGTGATGAAAATGCCGATTTTGTATCTAATATTTGGTTTTCTAATGTAGAATCATCTGTTCTTTCATCACCAGCTATTTCAGATAATTTCATTTACTTAATTTCAGAAGAAGGAATTTTAAAAGTATTTAATATGGAAAATGGTGATTTAAGTTGGCAATTAGATATTAACTCATCAACTTTATCTTCTCCTGTGATTAAAGATGATCAGCTATTTGTTGGAAACAATGATGGTTTAATAGCTGTTAATTTAACTTCTCATGAAATAAGCTGGAAATTTGAAACAACAAAACCAGTTAATTCAACAGCTTTCATAAATAACGATACAATTTATGTTGGATGTGATAATGGCCATTTATATGGTTTAGATATAGATAATGGAGATAAAGTTTTAGATGTAGAGTTAGGCGGAAAAATTCAATCTTCTCCAATAA is part of the Methanobrevibacter woesei genome and encodes:
- a CDS encoding ABC transporter permease, giving the protein MLELKKIKWMIKKEFIVLKRHPSRLVSILAFPIIMILLFGYGMGGDLTNLPVVVVAQDDGVLTNATLEAVKSTDTFHVEDITTDVNTAKEKVDSGEVKAAIILPKEFDNFTTDQSKAATLYLDSSDQMASQVIIPVAQQLFAKVSAMAGEYSTAMGSSAGTMTTSITTENATVEPSISNSIEDVQESITLHINKIFGEIKYIDFLVPAVLGMTVMMSCMMGMGSSVAGERETGELARLFMTPTSVATVLAGKIAGKLSVEFMRTLVLLFAAIVLFGVTIKGGIINTIIVLFIGALCFVGFGIMLSSRASTQEDYTQLVMPFCMPMMFVSGVFYPIETMPWIFQKIAYIFPLTYLNDAMRGVMIKGLGLGDIWLDLLVLIGFTIVFFIVGVKRFNRDV
- a CDS encoding ATP-binding cassette domain-containing protein; the protein is MKYAIETNNLTKRYKNFTAVNSLNLTVPNKTIFGMLGPNGAGKTTTIKMLTCLIQPTEGTATVGGYDIKKNPNEVRNLLGMVPQQVSLYKDLTVFENAELCADFYGVDEDVKYDRINDLMELVDIKYAKDKRIGQLSGGQKQKASLVASLVHRPDILFLDEPTIGLDPTTKRILWDLITDLNDSGHTIILCSHDMHEVDMLCDNVGIINTGNLVAYDSPQGLKDSLLKLEKEEYENNIVSALSDINVNGENEIKYRKMSFILNNSSENILKAIGENEHVHEMDVSDNGRITLAIDNFNDNAVNSVIKTISHNDGVITSISTEEPSLEDVFIRTTSEVDEDARA
- a CDS encoding RpnC/YadD family protein — translated: MKGKEHDAHFKNAFQINGPYLSSIINPEDEFGEIGPTEIISNKYNNYRADYTYFTKDKEYIINIEFQTNLPNSEDYFRFYIYASNLHINYKKKVKTIILCTENIKNETYVYNFGKGDYEFILKSLKNYNGDKKLKIIKKKVINNKEINNKDLAILLLIPYMNSVNIAETLFEKVCQITNNIKTDSLNKNILKASQITLLEKFIKHKSKQKEIMEIITMNSELLNEFIEEKYAEKIEETRQKAIKKGIKEGIEQGIEQGIEQGIEQGEEKIIKKLLKQGIPTETIQKATGKTLEQIEKLK
- a CDS encoding alpha/beta hydrolase translates to MVLFRGDIKSKSLQGRTSISIVLPADNIHFLRGEEEVVEKPYKTVYLLHGLFGSDDIYLANTNIQKFAEDNNIAVVIPSCGNSFYVDKVESHELYAQYVGEELVEFTRSIFPLSHKKEDTAIAGFSMGGYGALKLGLKYNNTFGHIGAISAALITEDVLNWKSGEKYLLRSREFAESCFGDLDKIKNSDNDPKFLIDKLIDNKMNVPSIFMAIGEDDFLLEFNKDYYSYLKEKNINPTFKIDSGEHTWEFCDEHIKEFIRWLNF
- a CDS encoding flavodoxin — translated: MDLIAYFSISGNTKKVAEKLNSLVDADIFEIKAKKEYPTEYRSLVDVSKVEWEENQRPELAEDINIEEYDKLFLLYPNWFGTVPMVVATFLETHDFAGKTIQPICTNGGGGLGNSVSFIEELTDGEVFEGLGITSSQVDTCEDKLSKII